A single Tachypleus tridentatus isolate NWPU-2018 chromosome 9, ASM421037v1, whole genome shotgun sequence DNA region contains:
- the LOC143225709 gene encoding galactosylgalactosylxylosylprotein 3-beta-glucuronosyltransferase 2-like — protein sequence MTKDTYLTPLKLALLTSTTLVIIYFFMEREPRLPENAPKRGFVTQRNICSLHVVTPTNPRPPRLADLTRLSQTLRQVSSLHWVLVDDTETPSVQVQQLLRHSKIEHTYLTYQKNVTDWDCPEGFRDPKGQLRRLAIQWIVEHAHNGSVMFVLEDSVVDLRLFDEVKSTKNISVWPVGFTSPIGISTPIVSNGHANGFHPPSSLSSNNIPADMMGYAVSVQLLRQNPQAIFYCSDESPEEQFLQRLGAGFDNIELKAQNCTEIYVWRTRTKKLRWPQKVNMKKEHNPQFTNLPTLYLNVLENNRP from the exons ATGACCAAGGACACTTATTTGACCCCTTTGAAGCTGGCGTTACTGACAAGCACCActcttgtaattatttatttcttcatggAACGAG AACCGCGGTTACCGGAAAATGCACCCAAGCGAGGCTTCGTCACCCAGAGGAATATCTGTTCACTCCATGTTGTCACTCCCACGAACCCTCGACCTCCTCGTTTGGCCGACTTGACTCGTTTGTCGCAGACTCTTCGACAAGTTTCCAGCTTACATTGGGTGTTGGTGGATGACACCGAGACGCCATCAGTACAGGTTCAACAGCTTCTTCGTCATAGCAAAATAGAACACACCTATCTTACTTATCAAAAAAATGTTACTGATTGGGATTGCCCAGAAGGATTCAGGGACCCAAAAGGGCAACTTCGTCGTTTGGCCATTCAATGGATTGTTGAGCATGCGCATAATGGTTCAGTGATGTTTGTTTTGGAAGACAGTGTTGTTGATCTTCGACTCTTTGATGAG GTTAAATCAACAAAAAACATATCTGTTTGGCCTGTCGGATTCACCTCACCAATTGGTATTAGCACTCCAATTGTTAGTAATGGCCACGCCAATGGATTTCATCCGCCTAGTTCCTTGTCGTCAAACAACATACCAGCAGACATGATGGGATATGCAGTTTCTGTTCAACTACTGCGTCAGAATCCTCAAGCGATCTTTTATTGTTCTGATGAAAGTCCAGAAGAACAGTTTCTGCAGCGTCTTGGAGCTGGATTTGATAATATTGAGCTGAAAGCACAGAACTGCACtgaa atatacgTATGGCGAACCCGAACAAAAAAACTAAGATGGCCACAAAAAGTCAACATGAAGAAAGAACATAATCCCCAGTTTACAAATCTACCCACATTGTATCTCAATGTTCTGGAAAACAACAGACCCTAG